The following coding sequences lie in one Xanthomonas hyacinthi genomic window:
- a CDS encoding response regulator, with protein sequence MTPRKVLYVEEDALLRMVTVLALKDAGFEVLEAADGIEAQARLAVGHFDCVISDISMPGGVSGIEVARTAHALNPHCVTVLLSGYARSQLPPLPPTARFLPKPYRMHELLGTLDSEGSA encoded by the coding sequence ATGACGCCGAGAAAGGTCCTCTATGTCGAGGAGGATGCGCTACTGCGGATGGTGACGGTCCTCGCGCTGAAGGATGCAGGTTTCGAAGTGCTGGAAGCGGCCGACGGCATCGAGGCGCAGGCGCGGCTCGCCGTGGGACATTTCGATTGCGTGATCAGCGACATCAGCATGCCGGGAGGCGTCAGTGGCATCGAGGTCGCGCGGACCGCGCATGCGCTTAACCCCCATTGCGTGACGGTCCTGCTCTCGGGCTATGCGCGCTCGCAGCTGCCGCCGTTGCCGCCGACGGCGCGTTTCCTGCCCAAGCCCTATCGGATGCACGAACTGTTGGGAACGCTCGACTCGGAAGGCAGCGCATGA